One Salmo trutta chromosome 26, fSalTru1.1, whole genome shotgun sequence DNA window includes the following coding sequences:
- the LOC115163300 gene encoding olfactory marker protein-like: MSSQTGTDPAVAPSSGSAMELRFAEDTSLTEVMQLRVQSLQRSGQKRQEGERLLLPHEAIYRLDFSNQKLTFVHWSVSLIGHGRVTVTGISQLWTPDLTHLMTRQLLEPVGTFWRNAGDPEDTPLKCLEADIQEFGERIAELAKVRKVMYFLLAFKEGAEADKVSISVEFNQA, translated from the exons ATGAGCTCTCAGACAGGCACAGACCCGGCCGTGGCCCCCTCATCTGGCTCAGCCATGGAGCTACGCTTTGCAGAGGACACTTCTCTCACTGAG GTAATGCAGCTGCGTGTCCAGTCCCTGCAGCGGAGCGGTCAGAAGCGACAGGAGGGGGAGCGGTTGCTCCTCCCCCACGAGGCCATTTACCGTCTGGACTTCTCCAATCAGAAGCTGACGTTCGTCCACTGGTCGGTGTCTCTGATTGGTCATGGCAGAGTGACCGTCACAGGGATCTCCCAGCTCTGGACCCCTGACCTCACACACCTGATGACCCGGCAGCTTCTTGAACCCGTCGGAACATTCTGGCGGAACGCTGGTGACCCGGAGGACACGCCCCTCAAGTGTCTGGAGGCGGACATCCAGGAGTTTGGGGAGCGAATCGCGGAGCTGGCAAAGGTCCGCAAGGTCATGTACTTCCTGCTTGCCTTCAAGGAGGGGGCGGAGGCTGACAAGGTCAGCATCTCCGTGGAGTTCAATCAGGCCTGA